A genomic window from Desulfovermiculus halophilus DSM 18834 includes:
- a CDS encoding DUF3426 domain-containing protein translates to MIIACPQCRTKYRVSDEKVKPEGSGVRCTRCGHVFTAYPEDDISAETSAERGPYGEGPGPGNNGGESMLPGRGSGPSRPGKRRTAVLLLVILALLAALAVYVFWPSLQTMGPSGGAQKQDGMALNHKAEESADAEDIALRDVRQYMVENEHMGRILVVEGRAENTSDQARQKVQISASLFDRDGHKIQEKVFLGGNTASVYELQTLSREELEAALSAPAGVLANNSHLPPQQKVDFMTFFADYPDHVAEFSLKVIQARVAEKPSPQAE, encoded by the coding sequence ATGATCATCGCCTGCCCCCAATGCCGTACAAAATACCGCGTCTCGGACGAGAAAGTCAAACCCGAGGGAAGCGGGGTCCGGTGTACCAGATGCGGTCATGTCTTTACCGCCTATCCGGAGGACGACATTTCAGCCGAGACTTCGGCTGAAAGGGGACCATATGGTGAAGGCCCGGGTCCTGGAAACAACGGCGGGGAGTCGATGCTCCCCGGGCGCGGCTCCGGTCCGTCCCGGCCGGGGAAACGCAGGACCGCGGTCCTTCTGCTTGTGATCCTGGCCCTTCTTGCGGCCCTGGCGGTGTATGTCTTCTGGCCCTCGCTGCAGACCATGGGGCCGTCCGGAGGGGCTCAGAAACAGGACGGGATGGCCCTGAATCACAAGGCTGAAGAATCGGCTGATGCCGAGGATATTGCCCTTCGCGACGTTCGGCAGTATATGGTGGAAAACGAGCACATGGGCCGCATTCTGGTCGTTGAAGGGCGGGCGGAGAATACCTCGGATCAGGCCAGGCAGAAGGTGCAGATTTCTGCTTCCCTGTTCGACCGGGATGGACACAAGATCCAGGAGAAAGTGTTTCTGGGCGGGAATACCGCCTCGGTGTACGAACTGCAGACCTTGAGCCGGGAAGAGCTGGAGGCGGCTTTGTCCGCCCCGGCCGGGGTCCTGGCCAACAACTCTCATCTCCCGCCACAGCAGAAGGTCGACTTTATGACCTTCTTTGCCGACTATCCGGACCACGTCGCTGAGTTCAGCCTGAAGGTCATCCAGGCCAGGGTCGCAGAAAAGCCAAGTCCACAGGCCGAATAA
- the radA gene encoding DNA repair protein RadA produces MKHKRHFECRECGARTAQWQGQCPTCGQWGTIAEISQEAKSASEAAPAGRPASLDQVSIQGREWISTGSAAVDAFLGQGLMQGSVLLMGGAPGVGKSTFLLQLMGSLEQQGCRPVYISGEESLPQLKQRADRLGLQGRGILALSSTRLADVLACLSQDRAPEVIIVDSIQTMTSEECEGGAGSVSQVRTVAAALIEAAKTRGICVILVGHITKDGQIAGPKLLEHMVDSVLAMEGDGNNDFRILRVVKNRYGPTSNILVLKMVHKGLQIVHDPSTFFLRARDASLSGSALVMALEGQRALAVEVQALVTESFGPMPKRTSVGFDSNRLNLLLAIVEKRLQLRLGAMDVYAKIGGGLKMEEPGLDLGLVAAVLSSYYDRPLPEGAVFWGEVDLSGQIRPIAGHDLRRRQAASLGYHPVVCPAGGDRSSQASSPGRTTLPIANIRDMTRLFSP; encoded by the coding sequence ATGAAGCACAAAAGACATTTCGAATGCCGTGAATGTGGAGCCAGGACCGCTCAGTGGCAGGGGCAGTGCCCCACGTGCGGTCAATGGGGGACCATCGCCGAGATCAGCCAGGAGGCCAAGAGCGCTTCTGAGGCGGCTCCGGCCGGCCGGCCGGCAAGCCTGGACCAGGTGTCCATCCAGGGCCGGGAATGGATATCAACCGGTTCCGCCGCTGTGGACGCCTTTCTGGGCCAGGGGCTGATGCAGGGCTCCGTCCTGCTCATGGGCGGAGCCCCGGGGGTGGGCAAGTCGACCTTTCTTCTCCAGCTCATGGGCTCCCTGGAGCAGCAAGGATGCCGTCCGGTGTATATTTCCGGGGAGGAGTCCCTGCCCCAGCTCAAACAGCGGGCTGACCGGCTGGGGCTGCAGGGCCGGGGAATCCTGGCCCTGAGCTCGACCCGCCTGGCCGATGTCCTGGCCTGTCTGAGCCAGGACCGCGCTCCGGAAGTGATCATTGTCGACTCGATACAGACCATGACCAGCGAGGAGTGTGAAGGCGGAGCAGGCAGCGTGTCCCAGGTGCGCACCGTAGCCGCGGCCCTGATCGAAGCGGCCAAGACCAGAGGGATCTGCGTCATCCTGGTCGGGCACATTACCAAGGATGGACAGATCGCTGGGCCGAAGCTGCTGGAGCATATGGTGGACAGCGTGCTGGCCATGGAGGGGGACGGGAACAATGATTTCCGTATCCTGCGGGTGGTCAAGAACCGGTATGGGCCCACCAGCAACATCCTGGTCCTGAAGATGGTGCACAAGGGGCTGCAGATTGTGCACGATCCGTCCACCTTTTTTCTTCGGGCCAGGGATGCGTCCCTGTCCGGCAGTGCCCTGGTCATGGCCCTGGAAGGGCAGCGGGCCCTGGCGGTGGAGGTCCAGGCCCTGGTGACCGAGAGCTTTGGCCCAATGCCCAAGCGGACCTCGGTGGGGTTTGACTCCAACCGTCTGAATCTGCTCCTGGCCATTGTGGAGAAGCGCCTGCAGCTTCGACTGGGGGCAATGGATGTCTATGCCAAGATCGGCGGCGGATTGAAGATGGAGGAGCCGGGGCTGGACCTGGGGCTGGTGGCCGCCGTGCTCTCCTCGTATTACGACCGGCCCCTGCCGGAAGGGGCGGTGTTCTGGGGAGAAGTGGACTTAAGCGGTCAGATCCGGCCAATTGCCGGGCACGACCTGCGGCGCAGACAGGCGGCATCCCTGGGATACCATCCCGTGGTCTGCCCGGCAGGCGGTGACCGCTCCTCCCAGGCCTCGTCGCCGGGGCGAACAACCCTGCCCATAGCCAACATCCGGGATATGACCCGCCTCTTTTCCCCCTAG
- the glpX gene encoding class II fructose-bisphosphatase: MNAEIPQRNLALDLVRVTEAAALASARWLGRGDKKNGDQAAVDAMRLSFSGLDIQGTIVIGEGEKDKAPMLYNGEEVGTGQGPQVDVAVDPVEGTNLLAYGRPNAISVVGLAPGGSMFTPGQSYYMQKLVVPAAAKGQVDLTASVEENLRSIARCLEKDIDDLMVFVLDKPRHAGLIEEIRRAGARIQLHTDGDVAGALMAVDPTSDVDVLMGTGGTPEGVLSACAIKAMGGEMLCRLDPQKNDEKEALVAQGADFDRIFTGSDLIRADDVFFAATGISGGTFLPGVSYSGAGATTSSLVLRGRTGTVRRIESAHTWNKLMRFSAVDYD, from the coding sequence ATGAATGCTGAAATTCCCCAACGCAACCTGGCCTTGGACCTGGTCCGGGTCACTGAGGCCGCCGCCCTGGCTTCTGCCCGCTGGTTGGGCCGCGGGGACAAAAAGAATGGAGACCAAGCTGCTGTAGACGCCATGCGGTTGTCCTTCAGCGGCCTGGATATCCAGGGAACCATCGTCATCGGGGAGGGAGAGAAGGACAAAGCCCCGATGCTGTACAATGGAGAAGAGGTTGGAACCGGCCAGGGTCCGCAGGTGGATGTTGCCGTGGACCCGGTGGAGGGAACGAATCTTTTGGCCTACGGCCGGCCGAACGCTATCTCGGTTGTGGGCCTGGCCCCTGGGGGCAGCATGTTTACCCCCGGTCAGAGCTACTACATGCAAAAGCTGGTGGTGCCGGCAGCGGCCAAGGGCCAGGTCGATCTCACGGCCTCGGTGGAAGAGAATCTCCGCTCGATTGCCCGGTGCCTGGAGAAGGACATCGACGACCTCATGGTCTTTGTCTTGGACAAGCCGAGGCATGCCGGGCTGATCGAGGAGATACGCCGGGCCGGAGCCAGGATCCAGCTGCATACCGACGGCGACGTGGCCGGGGCCTTAATGGCCGTGGATCCCACCTCGGACGTGGATGTGCTTATGGGCACCGGGGGAACCCCGGAGGGGGTGCTCTCAGCCTGCGCCATCAAGGCCATGGGCGGCGAGATGCTCTGCCGCCTGGACCCGCAGAAAAATGATGAGAAAGAGGCCCTTGTGGCCCAGGGGGCGGACTTCGACCGGATATTCACCGGAAGCGACCTCATCCGGGCCGACGATGTCTTCTTCGCCGCCACCGGCATCTCCGGCGGGACATTCCTCCCCGGGGTGAGCTACAGTGGGGCAGGGGCCACGACATCCTCCCTGGTCTTGCGCGGCCGGACAGGCACCGTGCGGCGCATTGAATCCGCCCATACCTGGAACAAGCTCATGCGCTTCAGCGCTGTGGACTACGACTAG
- a CDS encoding tetratricopeptide repeat protein produces the protein MRFLYPPILLACLLIGLGAGLSGCSASGTSPSRSPVAPAPSLSKQARATHAYLRYLQQSGSQALQALNTAIELDPAPELYLEKIRYLWRRKDYAQAAETAREGLRRTPDHPGLTLALIRTLWTQDSDSQAADLVERLLQEHPKDWSLRSHLANYLLQQGQPSRALDVLHSIPDQARTANMHYLLAQAHESLDNREQTITHLERATELNPSFRKAWAELGYQYELSRDLVAAQQAYTTLLDLGEDSSKILLRLVEIHLKLNDPNQAVNLLLNRSRSGQTLLPGVGLFVHNGFYSQAASVLEQAPPEAGSSPRGLLYKAVLALELDNAPDQALHFLGNIPAASDIYPRALALRAQLLWEQGSTQAALELTKQGQKEYPDLAVFYSLHARILREQNQLTQARETLVRGLRAIPDDPELLFQLGVVDYELDEIPKAMAHMEAIISQDPEHAQALNFLGYTLVEQGQSLDRARILIEKALALDSENGYYLDSLAWYQYTVGQNEKAWESIQNAVALVADDPVIWEHYADIARAVHELKQARRGYRKALALNPEHPQRLRNKLQAVDKHNDPETQ, from the coding sequence ATGCGCTTTCTTTACCCCCCCATCCTGCTTGCATGTCTTCTGATTGGTCTGGGAGCGGGCCTCTCCGGCTGCTCTGCCTCCGGCACCTCCCCGTCCCGGTCACCTGTGGCCCCCGCTCCGTCCCTGTCCAAGCAGGCCCGGGCCACCCACGCCTATCTGCGCTATCTGCAGCAAAGCGGATCCCAGGCCCTCCAGGCATTGAATACGGCCATTGAGCTGGATCCGGCCCCCGAGCTCTACCTGGAAAAGATCCGCTACCTGTGGAGGCGCAAGGATTACGCCCAGGCAGCGGAAACGGCCAGAGAAGGACTCCGCCGGACACCGGATCACCCCGGGCTGACCCTGGCCCTTATCCGTACCCTGTGGACCCAGGACAGCGACTCCCAAGCCGCTGATCTGGTTGAGCGCCTTTTGCAAGAGCATCCCAAGGACTGGTCCCTTCGCTCCCACCTGGCCAACTACCTCCTGCAGCAGGGCCAACCCTCCAGGGCCCTGGACGTCCTGCACAGCATTCCGGACCAGGCCCGGACGGCCAATATGCACTACCTCCTGGCCCAGGCCCACGAAAGCCTGGACAACCGGGAGCAGACCATCACCCACCTGGAACGGGCCACGGAGCTGAATCCCTCATTTCGCAAGGCCTGGGCCGAGCTCGGCTATCAATACGAGCTCAGCCGGGATTTGGTGGCTGCACAACAGGCCTACACCACACTTCTGGACCTGGGGGAAGACAGCTCCAAGATCCTGCTGCGGCTGGTGGAGATACACCTCAAGCTCAATGACCCGAACCAGGCCGTGAATCTGCTTCTGAACCGCAGCCGTTCCGGCCAGACCCTCCTGCCCGGGGTAGGACTGTTCGTGCACAACGGCTTCTACAGCCAAGCAGCCTCGGTGCTGGAGCAAGCCCCTCCGGAAGCCGGGAGCTCACCCCGGGGACTGCTGTATAAGGCCGTCCTGGCCCTGGAGCTGGACAACGCCCCGGACCAGGCCCTGCATTTCCTGGGCAACATCCCCGCAGCCTCGGACATCTATCCCCGGGCTCTGGCCCTTCGCGCTCAGCTCCTCTGGGAGCAGGGCTCCACCCAGGCCGCCCTGGAGCTTACAAAACAGGGCCAAAAAGAGTATCCGGACCTGGCGGTCTTTTACTCCCTGCACGCGCGAATCCTCCGGGAGCAGAACCAGCTGACGCAGGCCAGGGAGACCCTGGTTCGCGGGCTGCGGGCAATTCCGGATGATCCCGAGCTTCTTTTCCAGCTCGGAGTGGTCGACTATGAACTGGACGAGATCCCCAAGGCCATGGCCCACATGGAGGCCATCATCAGCCAGGATCCGGAACACGCCCAGGCCTTGAACTTCCTGGGCTACACCCTGGTCGAGCAGGGGCAAAGCCTGGATCGGGCCAGGATCCTGATCGAGAAGGCCTTGGCCCTGGATTCGGAAAACGGGTACTATCTTGACTCCCTGGCCTGGTACCAGTACACAGTTGGCCAGAACGAAAAGGCTTGGGAGAGCATCCAGAACGCTGTGGCCCTGGTAGCCGATGACCCGGTCATTTGGGAGCATTACGCAGATATCGCCCGGGCCGTGCACGAACTCAAGCAGGCGCGCAGGGGATACCGCAAAGCCCTTGCCCTCAACCCTGAGCATCCCCAGCGCCTGCGCAACAAGCTGCAGGCTGTGGACAAGCACAATGATCCGGAAACACAGTAG
- a CDS encoding glycosyltransferase encodes MQQNTGPTHVTTLETFHPEHIYKPEEFAPYIGDARVEALKQTAAPLEGKGWTNVNSTLIGGGVAEILSSAVPLALGLGINAHWHVIRGNDNFFQVTKKFHNMLQGMELPIGLEEIFQAYLNTIDENAKNTFIASDLVVIHDPQPAAMVMNGLIFGNILWRCHIDTSAPSEIVWRFLLPYINHCAGAIFTIPEFIGPGLQIPLYQIYPCINPLAPKNRHRSDQEALSTLDSLFSAHGVDPERPIVAAISRYDIHKNQSTIISAFQEYKRRVKPDPAPYLIFVGNTASDDPEGGAMLEKLQEQADGDPDIIFWVNVDDNDEVVGALMHLARVFVHVSTKEGFGLVVTEAMWQGAPVIGSKVGGIATQIAHGQTGFLVDPLDVESIVQRLDYLLTHPEEAQGMGEQAREHVRTHFLIPELVRRYMILMQYYSGLNSEAPDFRLNDLSYSEVLSLMRPVPPFLQG; translated from the coding sequence ATGCAGCAAAACACAGGCCCCACCCACGTCACGACTTTGGAGACCTTTCACCCCGAGCATATCTACAAGCCGGAAGAGTTTGCTCCCTATATCGGCGATGCCCGGGTCGAGGCCCTGAAGCAGACCGCAGCGCCACTGGAGGGCAAAGGGTGGACCAACGTCAACTCCACCCTGATCGGCGGCGGTGTGGCCGAGATCCTGTCCAGCGCCGTTCCCCTGGCCCTGGGCCTGGGGATCAATGCCCATTGGCACGTGATCCGGGGCAATGACAATTTCTTTCAGGTCACCAAAAAGTTTCACAACATGCTCCAGGGCATGGAGCTGCCCATCGGACTGGAGGAGATCTTCCAGGCCTACCTGAACACCATTGACGAGAACGCCAAGAACACCTTCATTGCCTCCGACCTGGTGGTTATTCACGACCCCCAGCCCGCGGCCATGGTCATGAACGGCCTGATCTTCGGCAACATCCTCTGGCGCTGTCACATCGACACCTCAGCCCCGAGCGAAATCGTCTGGCGCTTCCTGCTGCCCTACATCAACCATTGCGCCGGAGCCATCTTCACTATTCCGGAGTTCATCGGCCCGGGCCTGCAGATCCCCCTGTACCAGATTTATCCCTGCATCAATCCCCTGGCCCCCAAAAACCGCCACAGGTCGGATCAGGAAGCCCTGAGCACCCTGGACAGCCTGTTTTCCGCCCACGGCGTGGACCCGGAGCGGCCGATCGTGGCGGCCATCTCCCGCTACGACATCCACAAAAACCAGTCCACAATCATTTCAGCCTTTCAGGAATACAAACGCCGGGTCAAGCCCGATCCGGCCCCCTACCTGATTTTTGTCGGCAACACCGCCTCCGACGACCCGGAGGGCGGAGCCATGCTGGAGAAGCTTCAGGAGCAGGCCGATGGTGACCCGGACATCATCTTCTGGGTCAATGTGGATGACAATGACGAGGTTGTCGGCGCCCTGATGCACCTGGCCCGGGTCTTTGTCCACGTCTCTACCAAGGAGGGCTTCGGCCTGGTGGTTACGGAAGCAATGTGGCAGGGAGCTCCGGTCATCGGCTCCAAGGTCGGGGGGATAGCCACCCAGATCGCCCACGGCCAGACCGGGTTTCTGGTCGATCCCCTGGATGTGGAATCCATTGTCCAGCGCCTGGACTATCTGCTGACCCATCCTGAGGAGGCCCAGGGCATGGGCGAGCAGGCCAGGGAGCATGTGCGCACCCACTTCCTGATCCCTGAGCTGGTCCGCAGGTATATGATCCTCATGCAGTACTATTCCGGGCTCAACTCCGAGGCCCCGGACTTTCGGCTCAACGATCTGAGCTACAGCGAAGTCTTGAGCCTCATGCGCCCGGTCCCTCCCTTTCTCCAGGGATAA
- the hpt gene encoding hypoxanthine phosphoribosyltransferase, which translates to MPSDSMHCLFDSRTIAARVSELGAAIDHAYSRAQAPLVAVCVLKGAFVFFADLIRQMQTPLELDFVRLASYGQQTTRQEKVHFSKDIEVSVQGKHVLIVEDIVDTGHTLAYLKQVFQARRPSSIAVCSLIHKTGRREIDLPVDFYGFALDKGFVVGYGLDCAEAYRQLDAIYELTEPASAPRG; encoded by the coding sequence ATGCCTTCCGATTCCATGCACTGTCTTTTCGATTCCCGGACCATTGCGGCCAGGGTCAGCGAGCTGGGGGCAGCCATTGATCACGCCTATTCCCGGGCCCAGGCCCCTTTGGTGGCCGTCTGTGTCCTGAAGGGAGCCTTTGTCTTTTTCGCCGATCTGATCCGCCAGATGCAGACCCCGCTGGAGTTGGACTTTGTCCGCCTGGCCAGCTACGGTCAGCAGACCACCCGGCAGGAGAAGGTGCATTTCAGCAAGGACATAGAGGTGTCCGTCCAGGGCAAGCATGTGCTCATTGTCGAGGATATTGTGGATACCGGACATACCCTGGCCTACCTGAAGCAGGTCTTCCAGGCCAGGAGGCCGTCAAGCATAGCTGTCTGCTCCCTGATCCACAAGACCGGGCGGAGGGAAATCGACCTGCCGGTTGATTTTTACGGGTTTGCTCTGGATAAGGGGTTTGTGGTTGGATACGGGCTGGACTGCGCTGAGGCGTATCGGCAGCTGGACGCCATCTACGAGCTGACTGAACCCGCATCCGCACCCCGCGGCTGA
- a CDS encoding sigma-70 family RNA polymerase sigma factor, which produces MTEKTHTAHNSEEQSQDQENQDLDLDLNEQELSAEDAESLADTEEQASTQDKDPAPLNLPVPSPGRELRTQDALQMYLREINAFPPLEANEEFELARRFHEDNDHQAAFRLITSHLRLVVKIAMEFQRKWMKNVLELIQEGNIGLMKAVQKFNPDRGIKFSYYAAFWIKAYILKFIMDNWRMVKIGTTQSQRKLFYNLGKERQRLENLGFDPNSETLSKSLDVSKEDVEEMSMRMGQSDLSLDSPFSEDTSTTRMDLLPALEASIEDRLAQEEISDHLRTHIKTLIPKLNDKEKRILNERLLAQNPITLREIGDEYGITRERVRQIEARLLQKLRGHLSESIEDFSPDWISHE; this is translated from the coding sequence ATGACAGAAAAGACACATACCGCCCATAACAGCGAGGAACAGTCCCAGGATCAAGAGAATCAGGACCTGGACCTGGACCTGAACGAACAGGAACTGAGCGCGGAGGACGCAGAAAGCCTGGCCGACACTGAAGAGCAGGCATCGACTCAGGACAAGGACCCGGCGCCGCTGAACCTGCCGGTGCCCAGTCCGGGCCGGGAACTGCGCACCCAGGACGCTCTGCAGATGTATCTGCGGGAGATCAATGCCTTCCCCCCCCTGGAGGCCAATGAAGAGTTCGAGCTGGCCCGACGGTTTCACGAGGACAACGACCATCAGGCCGCCTTCCGGCTGATCACCTCCCACCTGCGCCTGGTGGTCAAAATCGCCATGGAATTCCAGCGCAAATGGATGAAGAACGTCCTGGAGCTGATTCAAGAAGGCAATATCGGCCTGATGAAGGCCGTGCAGAAGTTCAATCCGGACCGGGGGATCAAGTTCTCCTATTATGCCGCGTTCTGGATCAAGGCCTATATCCTTAAGTTTATCATGGACAACTGGCGGATGGTCAAGATCGGGACCACCCAATCCCAGCGCAAGCTGTTCTACAACCTGGGCAAAGAGCGCCAGCGGCTGGAAAACCTGGGCTTTGACCCCAATTCCGAAACCTTATCCAAAAGCCTGGATGTGAGCAAGGAAGACGTGGAAGAGATGTCCATGCGCATGGGCCAGAGCGATCTGTCCCTGGACAGTCCCTTCAGCGAGGACACCAGCACCACGCGCATGGACCTCCTCCCGGCCCTGGAAGCCAGCATTGAGGACCGCCTGGCCCAGGAAGAGATATCCGATCACCTGCGGACCCACATCAAGACCCTGATCCCCAAGCTGAACGATAAGGAAAAGCGCATCCTCAACGAGCGTCTTCTGGCCCAGAACCCGATCACCTTGCGGGAAATCGGGGACGAGTACGGGATCACCCGGGAACGGGTCCGTCAGATCGAGGCCCGCCTGCTGCAGAAGCTCCGAGGACATCTTTCTGAATCTATTGAAGATTTTTCACCAGACTGGATCAGCCATGAATAA
- a CDS encoding N-acetyltransferase produces the protein MHSLFLRKANIQDVQGIHRLLMTFSRQGLLLPRSYSELYKHLRDFFVLDSDNGIQGCCALTITWENLAEIRSLIVSDAFQGQGWGRRLVDASLSEALTLGVYRIFTLTYQTEFFYKMGFEVVEKDVLPQKIWADCLNCPKFPDCCDEVAMLVDL, from the coding sequence ATGCATTCTTTGTTCTTGCGCAAGGCAAATATCCAAGATGTTCAAGGGATCCACAGGCTGTTGATGACCTTTTCCCGGCAAGGGCTCCTTCTGCCCCGTTCCTACAGCGAACTGTACAAGCACCTGCGCGACTTTTTTGTCCTGGACAGCGACAACGGGATTCAAGGATGCTGCGCGTTAACCATCACCTGGGAGAACCTGGCTGAAATCCGGTCCCTGATTGTCAGCGACGCATTCCAGGGGCAGGGCTGGGGACGGCGGCTGGTGGATGCCAGTCTGAGTGAAGCCCTGACTCTTGGGGTGTATAGGATTTTTACATTGACCTACCAGACGGAATTCTTTTATAAAATGGGATTTGAAGTGGTGGAGAAAGATGTTTTGCCCCAGAAGATCTGGGCGGACTGCTTGAACTGCCCGAAGTTTCCCGACTGCTGCGACGAGGTGGCCATGCTGGTGGATCTGTAA
- the rpiB gene encoding ribose 5-phosphate isomerase B: MNITTMYCGSDHAGLGLKHLCIRHLHNQGWTCTDLGTTSEASCDYPVFAAEVCRTVQTKGQLGLLICGTGLGMSMTANRFSSIRAALCTNEYMARMARMHNNANILCLGARVVGDDVALAILDVFVRTGFEQGRHQKRVELIDSVAGQG; the protein is encoded by the coding sequence ATGAACATTACCACCATGTACTGCGGCTCCGATCATGCGGGCTTGGGCCTGAAGCACCTCTGCATCCGTCATCTGCACAACCAGGGATGGACCTGTACCGATCTGGGAACCACCTCGGAAGCCAGCTGTGATTATCCGGTCTTTGCGGCCGAGGTCTGCCGCACGGTGCAAACAAAGGGCCAGCTCGGCCTTTTGATCTGCGGGACCGGACTCGGGATGTCCATGACCGCCAACCGGTTCTCATCCATCCGGGCCGCGCTGTGCACCAATGAATACATGGCCCGGATGGCCCGGATGCACAATAATGCGAACATCCTGTGCCTTGGGGCCAGGGTCGTGGGCGACGATGTGGCCCTGGCCATTCTGGATGTCTTTGTCCGTACCGGGTTCGAGCAGGGGCGGCACCAGAAGCGGGTCGAGCTGATCGACTCCGTTGCCGGGCAGGGGTGA
- a CDS encoding HD domain-containing protein: MNNSLHNLKLEAKELKSQNLPRFYDHFAPELAHSRELFFDHPLIQRCREDAIPLLNDAYGHGIEHSKTVAVEAGALILAETAAWDITFSRHLVILTQIAGLLHDTCRLEQEHARQGAELSRTILQDYPLSAQDKDMIAAAIANHEAFTRYEPAADPAADLMNSALYDGDKFRWGPDNFVTTLWEICDYEDWPLTQVVERFPQGLEFIQSITETFRTQTGKIYGPEFISCGLHIGHHLYRRMKKLCT, from the coding sequence ATGAATAACTCTCTGCACAACCTCAAACTGGAAGCCAAGGAACTGAAAAGTCAGAATCTTCCCCGGTTCTACGATCACTTCGCCCCCGAGCTGGCCCATTCCCGGGAGCTCTTTTTCGATCATCCTTTGATCCAGAGGTGCCGGGAAGACGCCATCCCTTTGCTCAACGATGCCTACGGACATGGCATAGAGCACAGCAAGACGGTGGCCGTAGAAGCCGGAGCCCTGATCCTGGCCGAGACAGCGGCCTGGGATATTACCTTCAGCAGACATCTTGTGATCTTGACCCAAATCGCCGGTCTGCTCCACGACACCTGCCGGCTGGAGCAGGAGCACGCCCGCCAGGGTGCAGAGCTGAGCCGGACCATCCTGCAGGACTACCCCCTCTCCGCTCAGGACAAGGATATGATCGCCGCGGCCATCGCCAATCACGAGGCCTTCACCCGGTACGAGCCTGCAGCCGATCCGGCCGCAGACCTTATGAACAGCGCCCTGTACGATGGGGACAAGTTCCGGTGGGGACCGGACAATTTTGTGACCACCCTGTGGGAAATATGCGACTACGAGGACTGGCCCCTGACCCAGGTCGTCGAACGCTTCCCCCAGGGGCTGGAGTTCATCCAGTCCATAACCGAAACCTTCCGGACCCAGACCGGAAAGATCTACGGCCCGGAATTCATCTCCTGCGGACTGCACATCGGCCACCACCTGTACCGCCGGATGAAAAAGCTGTGCACCTAA